One Acropora palmata chromosome 2, jaAcrPala1.3, whole genome shotgun sequence genomic window, ataactttcccTTACAAAATAGCAACTCGTAATCTGTAGACGTGCTTTGAAGGTTTTCTCCATCCTTGGACCAGTCTAGGTGACTAACAGAGCTTGTATGAGcctgcagaaaaaaaaggtaggTGACCAAATCATCTATAATAATAGAGCCAAAGTCTGGATGTATCCTGCGTAAACAACGGGAAAACCGGTGCGAGCAAGATACAGCGTCATTTCTTGAGAACGAGGACGAAATTTTCATACTAATGACCAATTGGTATGATGCAAACACAATGCATTGAAACTCATTACAATGCTTATTCTGAAGTGACGTTACGTCGGACATGTTGGTCCCttaacaaaacagaaacactAGTTAAGCAATCTTTTGGCAATTTCctgagaacttttcgggcctgaaTTGCCAGTCGTCAAACTGCagtccgcttgttttgaaaagctgatcttttagcGCTTTTAATGTGAGAAAAACCAAGATGATTGCAAAGTTGGATTGTTAGAACCTTGGCGTTGCGTAATATAAAGGGGCAcacgaaataggcccgaaaagtctcGGGACTTTGAGCAACAGGTCCCTGGCTGGTTATCATTGCATGGCGTAAAGTCAAAAGCGTGTCGGTTACCTTGCAACGAACTTTGAGCGAGACAGACCTTCCTTCACTCAGCAGTTCATAAATGTACACATCATTGTCGTGGCAGCCAAGAGCGACATGAGTTCCATCTGAAACGCGAAAATGACGCGTGAGAATGCCACGCTACGCTTCATGGATAACAGTTCCACGAGTAAGCTTTATAAACAAATATGAATTCTCTAGCCTGAGCTAACGGTGGCCAATCAGAGTGAGCTCTTGAGGTTGGGCGCGGGCTAAGATGGCATGTATACAGGATGGCTTTGACCTTGCTTCTGGTTGGCTAACAGAAAAACCCGATCAAAATGTGTATATGGATGCAATTGTTCAAATGTCAACACTCGCAGCATAGGTATAAAAGCAACTTACAGCCTGTCGAACATAAGCTCatcaaaacacaaattaaataCCTGGTGAAAACTGGATTTCGGATATTTTCTCCGGTGGCTCAGATGTTAGCTTGATGATTAGCTCCCCAGTTGATGCGTTCAACAACGCCCAGCTgacggaaaagaaaaatattaaagttTCATAACAAGTGAAATAAATCAAGTTAAACTTGTTTACCTTGAAGCCGGCATTACTACCATCTAGAAGTGCGCTATTTAAACTCCAACTACCCAGCCGAAGCTTCGATTTACGAAAATTTAAATGACAGGTCGGAAAGAAAAACTCAATACACAGAAATTGAGGCAACTGAGGATGGTATTGCGACTTATAAACTCTTCCTACACTCGTCGTCTATTTATCTTTGTGACGCCTGCCACGGAAAGTGGCGGGTTAAAAACATGTTTATAACGGTTTTGTAAACGGCGTGTATGTGTGTTTGCTGTAATATCCTGGCATTTCCCACTTTCGAAGAATTATGTGAACTGCAAGTTCTTGTTTAATATTCACTTTTGGCTATATGACATACTCACCCTCGTTTCTTGAAGCCGACAGCTACCAAGCTGCTGTCGGGGTGAAATGCGGCAGCTTGAATTTCGGAGCCCTACAATAATAcgttgaaattttgtttgatcccattttttttttgtttccggTCATAGTGAAGGTGAACTTAAATATCTTTGGCGATACTCCGGCCAAGGAGAGACCTTGTACCTCTCCAGACTCGGTATGTGATTGAAGAACGACACAATGGATGATGCAAGACAAACAATTCTTCTAACCCTGATAACAATAGAAGTTAGAGATCGTGTGGACCAGTTAAATACAGGTCTGGTAGAACTAAAGGATTATTCGGAGAAAGCGCGGCATTATGCTTAATCTCGATATTTTGACTAAGAGATTTGGGAACAAGCAAACGTACACTCACCAACTTATTGTTTGTCCAAACAACACGATGTTGATCCGCATGCCAAAGCCGCACGACCTTATCGCTTCCACCGGTTACAAACGTAGGAGAACTGGGATGAGCTGCAAGACCCCGCAAATCTTGACAGTGGCCctgcaataaacaaacaaatgaattgtGGTACATGTCAACTTTCTAGATTGGTAGGAGGAAGCAGATTGGTTACTTTCAAAAACGTGATGAAGCGGTGAATTCGGTAACACCGAAGAATACTTCAACGAGTGATGAGAGCGGGATTATTTGACAAAGCCGTACGCCTATCTGTCCTGGCAAATGGACCCAACCTCTCATTGCCAACATTCATAGCTACAGAGTTTAAGCATGGACGACGTCAATGACAGCAAAgacgtcatctgaaaacgtAACGTCGCGTTTCTGAAATCGTTTCTCGATTCTTGCAAGTCGTCTGGCTTGCTGGACGCCGACTTACTatactggaattaaattgcTGTGAGGAGTTTAGACGTTAGGGGAGCCTGATAACGAAAATTGCTCGTCaagtgctcacgtcgtccacacaactacaaaacagatcatttcaCGCCGCTGATAGGACGAGAACGGCTTCGAAATGTACAACAATGAAACATGcccgtgcaaagcgtgcaaaaattccgtttttcattgttaaatatgcaaagtTGAGACGTTCTTGTCGCCGTCGCGTGGTTGTCTAAGCTCCCTCCTCTGCAATACAAAAACTTTCTCTGGCAGAGCAAAGACATAAGTAGCCGCTAGCCAATTAGCTCTTTGTTTATGTTCCACTGATCACTGACCTGTATAACAGACTTAGCCACTGCTCCTTTGAGGGGAGATGTCAAATCTACATTCAGTGATGCAACCCAAATGTAATTGTCCACTGTACCGATGTAAAGTTGGTTTCCAGTCCCCAAAGCCAAAGAACGCACTCCACTGACTTCTCTGGGGAGCTAAAAGACACGAGAATCAAAGCGACAACTATCTTATATTCAACAAACTGTGAGAAAGGTGTAAGAAGGAAACGAGAAAACAACCATCCTTTGGCTTACAATTTGCATACTTTGAGTGGGTGAAAGTTAAATTTCAGTGTCCTAAAAGTACCGATTCAGAATTCCTAAAGACTGTAACTACCAGGTTGTTTACTGGAGCCATTACGTAAAACTCTTGGGTGCCATCGTGCATTTTGACTTCACTACCCAATCAGACACAACACAACTAACTCAATCACATCACAACTGCGTAGATACATGGGCATGTAGGACAGCAAGCGCCACAATGCCGGTTTATTTTGCTCACGATATGCATACAAACTCCGCTCAAGGATAACAATACATTAGCATGTAGGACAGCAAGCGCCACAAGCCggtttattttgctcacaATATGCATATAAACTCCGCACCTGGATAACAATACGTTAGCGAAGTTGATAGTACCGACCTAAAACTtgttaaaggaaaacacaCTGGGCACCTGCCGGATACGAAAACCCAAAACCCAAAACCCTTTGGGAGCGAGGGAACGTATTCTCCAAACCGTATGCAAGTGCCACTACCCCATGGAGGCTAAGGGGAAAAGTTGACGAAACAAAAAGTAGGCGAAGAAAGCTGAACCTAGACTGATTCAAATCTCTAACGGATCACTATTTGTACAACAAATTACCCATAATTCCCACCAGACACCGGACCCAGCCCTCTGGTCCGTGCCGGCAAAATAGCTATTTCTGCCAATTTCGCAGGCTACAACTGtcagaaatatcattttttaacGCTTTCGGGTGCTACCATGCACGCTTTTTGAGATGCAATAGGACTGATGCGTCAAGTCAGCTTCCGGCGTGTTTTTAAGAAGATTGAATGTTTCAAACCAAAGATTTTCCTCTTTCCTGAAGAACGTTTGAGTAAATTTtcgagggttgtccaataaaCCGACGTAATGAGATCCACAATACATTTAGCACACCTCACAAAGTCTCTCGCTAACGCAAACTAAAAGCAGAACACTGACCAAACAGTGCTAGAAAAATTTCTGAGGAGGCACCACATGACACCTTGTAACTCGTATGTAAAGCTGGAAATGTATGAAGATTTCATCAAAACGTGATTACTGATTAGATCTGCTCGAGGAAGCTGCTTATCTGCAACTGTTATCGTTGTAGACTCAGGTTAAATGCGATGAAAAAAATGTCCAATAAAAAGTTCACCTTTAATTCCACATTGGTTGGTATTAGTTTCGGCCTTTTGTACCAGGCTCTTACAATTGATTCACCACCTCCTCCAGACAGCACGACATCATTTGGGAGGACAAGAAGAGCGTAGACTGATTCCTACAAAGACGAAGATGTTAAAGGATGTGGGAAAGAGTCCttcctcgttcccagggtcctctcaCACGACTTTGAGAAAAGGCATAGAAGAACTGCGAAAATCGCGATTTAAGGTGGTTGTGTAATTAAACCCACAACTGGCTTGGCAATTTAACttaatatattttataattcAGCCAGGAAGGTGCTAATTTCACAGGATATATAAGCTATCTTCGCTTACAAAAGCGAACATATGAAGAAACCAGACAAGTTGACTTACGGAATGCGCGTTCCTAACTCCGAGCTCCTCGGAAATCTGGTTTGATTCTGCcaacaaacaagaaagaagTGCAAACTATTAAGAAATGAGGGTGCATCCTCTAAACGGCAATGGGCGAAGTGCTTTTGTCGCCAATTACAATCTTTCAAGGTCATGATATGTGAttactaattattatgaataaaaaagagaaaggtgGTCTGTCCAgtaagaaaatttcaaaaactgtGATTATCGTTTCAAAAACTTTGGCTATCGTGCCGCAAAACAAGCTAgttaacaaataaaacttgttGAATCTTCAAAACTATAGGTATACGCCTATCTATGTACAGGCAAAACAATGCCTAGATCAACAATAATGTTTTTTAATGCTCTAATGCTAGATCAGGGCTCTaagaaaagtttcaacgtACTTCTCGTATGCATAATTTTCGTGCGCTCGAAACTTAGCACAAACCTTCCGGCCACACACATATACTGCCGTCTGTGTCGCCTGTGAGAACGTCACAATTCACCGAGAAAGCGATGCAGGACACGTACTTTGGTCTGTGATTTTTCTGAAAGAAGAATATTCAAAATGAATTGATGAAAAAGGGATTAAAACACGGTTAAGTTTACACCAGGATTTTCGCCGTCCATACAGTAAATGGCAAGTTTAAGCAAGGACGTCACATGACAATGTAAGTCCGCGTTTCTGTGAACATTTATTCCAAGCCAATAGGCTtgctaactatcctggaatgaCGTCGGTACAAGCGGTTTGGAGGAAAACTAGAAAATTCGTGTGTTCACATTGTTCACACAACTGCGAGACAAGTCACtccacgtcgtggaaagaacgaaaaCGATTTCGACTTGAACAATgctgaagggaaaaaaagcgcgccaaaactgtttttcaacgttaaaaatttgtaaataatttgcgtCGTTCTTTGCGCCGTTGTTGTTCCTGTTGCCAAATCTCATCAGCACTGATTTCTCGGATTTTCTACAGTGCTAACCGCTAAGAAATGACatctttatttacaaacaTTTACGATTTTCAAAAACCTCAAGAATAATACGAGACAAGGCATCAACGTCAAAtcctagctagctagctagctaacttGCAATTGGTACGAGGGGGGGTGGGAGACGGGAGGAGATGTGCAGCTACGCGAATGTAGCAATTTGTTTTACAGGGGCGTCCTTAATTAAAGAGAAACTTGGGCAAGTGCGAAATAGATAATCAAAGAGAGAATCCGAATATTTATTCCACAGTCGTTGAACGTTTCAAGAGTTTCAACAATATTCTCTAGTGACACTCTCTAACGGACGCTTATCGGTGCCGTGTTTCACCCCATTGAAGAATTTCACATCCTAAACATCGGCTTGCTCTAGCATTGGCAAGTAAAGTCGCTTGAAACTCACACTCAGTCTGCCCCTTGACTGCTTCAACTTGTTGTCATCCAATTCCCAGAATGTGACGTGTTGTTTGCCACAAGTGACAAAGTGATGGCTTGCAAAAGGCGAAAAGTTGACGGCCAGTACCTGATCCATGTTACCCTGGCAACGAGATAAACTGTTAGTGAACTGAGCGAACCAAGCCCAGCGCAAAATACTAGcttagttaaaaaaataataataaaaaaataaagaactcAGGCTAGgatgttaagaaaaaaaatgcactttCCTTACCCTTGCCGAAgcaagctttttctttcttgtccaGTCCCACAAAGTTATTGTATGGTATTCATTGTCTTCAACAGATGCGAGATACGAACCCTGACTTTTCTGGCAAGCAAATGCATTAAAttagaaaagcaaagaaagaaacaaatcaGTAAGACTTACTTTGAGCAGAAGACTCGATATACAATAAAATGTAGCCGATCAGGTCAAGGCACTAATGTTAAAATTGACCGTGTGAAGTCGCAAACCATTTTCTATAGAAGTCACATTGGTCATCAGTCTGTGAGCTTCTTCAAGCAGTAAACCGCACCTTCGTTGTGTTCTCCTAACATCATTATACTGGTAAACCCAATGCGCTCTATTACGTCTTTGAAACAATTCCAAGTTGCAGCAAGGAGTTTCACGAGAAAATATGGTTTTCGATGCAGTGATCAAGGTTTGTCTTCTCTTTTCAAGAGAGAGCTTAAGCAGGGTAAATCGTTCAGAAAGTGAACAAGcgaaaataatgtaaattcaTCATTTACCTTGTTCGAAAAAGCAAGCGCGAAGATAGCATCTTCAAAATAATCCACACCAATCACACAAATGGTATCTAGGGAGTTGGAATTCCATACTCGGATATGAGGctgcaataacaaaaattgcatTCCGTTAATCTGGATGGGTAAGGGTCGATGAGAATCACGTGGTGTAACCTAACTCAAAATATGCAGTTCAGAAATATGGCATTTCATCACaattaatgaaaaagtaactttgctaATATCCTTTATTGTCTACGAAGCAAATTTGTGCCGTTTTTGTACCCgttgtcgtcgtggttgctttaACTCCTTACTGATCCAAATCACGGCTCCAGGCCTCAGTGTCGTTGTCCACGAGTGCCAAGGTAAAAGCCGAGGTATATCTCACAAACTAACACAGCTCATCAAAGTTtcgttttatcaaacgagtcgataaaggtcgaattaccgaTCAaatcgctctgacgaaggactaacgctcgaaacgtcagctttccaaattttcctggtggtaattcgacctttatcaactcgtatgagaaaaccaaattttcatgtttgactCTCCTACAGACACAGCACCACACCGagagaaactagaaatttgtatCCAGAGCTCACCTTTGCATCATCACCGTGGCCTTTCACTTGACCCGATGCTATTCTTACTCCATCAGGATGCACACACAAACTATAAAACGACAAAAAtacgtaaaagaaaaaaatgtttggatCCTACTTTTCATTCTCTGAAGGATTTGATCTACGGATAAAATTTAGGATAAGTCTCTAAAAGGTGGCAAAAAGTATTGAATGGGTATTATAACACTAATTCTTGAAACAGGCATAGATTTAGGGTTACAAATGGTGGTGGTCTGAGCCGTAGTTCCGACAGATCTCCTTTCTCTCACGAGCATTAGTTGAATGCAAGAGTTGTGTGTGCCCTTCTGCGCATATCCCAACTGAGAAAGGTCTGACCAGGGAAAAACTTGGAAAAATCACAGTGTTACCAAAGAGTCGGGCCTGCGATGCGGTGaagaaattattcattttgaaTGTTAACcatgttaaattaaaaataataggAATGATTTATGAACAGGGGGCCTACTCGCTGAAGCGGTTTTCAGTGGGAccctaaggaaaaaaattcaacaagaacaataacaacaacaacaacaacagagaaTTGGTAAGATCAATTTTAAATTGATCTTTCTTACCAAGTGCAGTCGACAATAATTGCCAACTTCAATCCTATAATCCTTAGGGCCCAAAGTGGACGGGTTTACTTTAAGGTTAGTAGTGAGAATTTACCTTTTGATGTCATCAGTGTGCTGAGTATAATGTCGCTGATGATGACGTTCCTCTTCATAAATCACAACCACTGCAGCAATAAAGTAAATGATCTCTCCTGAACTTAACACATGCAAGTTATTACGACAGTCTCTCCCGCGGTAGCCATatctaaaacaaacaaaaaaggaaacaaaagacAGCCAAAACATAAATTAAACACGCAAGCCAAACTTAGTAGTCTTCTCTACTATCTATGCTAAAGTTTGATTTAATTAGTTTGCGTTAAAATGTTCCTTTTCCGCAAACACTTGTTTGAGATAAATCTCAGTGTCCATAGTCAATAAACATCCTTGGCCAAATTCTCCTGGTAAATTCTCTTTTAAATTACTTTAAAAGTTCGCGACACAATTACCACTCTTTGAACAAACTGCTATTTGCAACTAATCCAACAAAAACTTGGGTTCTAATATTTTCTTGTTGCAAAGGCgcgaaaaatgatttcaaaagcGCTTCTTTTAACGAAGCATCCCTTTGCATCGCAATGTTCAGTAAAATATTCTCAAAAACTGCTTAAACCCACGCTTGAGATCCTTCAAGGTTGTGACAAATAGCTAGAAACTTTGCCTGGTGTCTGGCGGGCAATTACTGTGCGCACAAGTAGCACGAACACTTTCATGAAGGACAGCTACTGTGCTATACCAACTGAATGCTTTAACTAAAATGGCCGAATCATCTTTGATGTGGACGAAACCTCTTGATCGTGGGCGAATCACCTTGTATGCAAATCGTCTCATGGGCGAAACGTCCGCATACCCACCATTGCGCACTTCACTTCACCTATCAATCAATTGTTGCGGTCAAAATAAACGATTTTATGTGATTTACACACGAATAGAATCTTTTAGTACTTACACCCATTCCAACTGTAGCCTCTCCTCAGGAGGGTGGGATGGCAGGTCAGCGTCTTTGTATATGTCCGGGGGATACACGTAAACATTACGGCGTCGCAAAGACAGTTTGATTGGCTCTGGTTTTGAGTTGAAGAAAGAGTCCGAATGAATGAAAGACTGAATGGACACATTGGTAGTCTGTACTCGAAAGGGTGTTTAAACGCACGAACAACGTGCGCGAAAGGTAAGGAGGAGTCTTCGACAAAATACCTGAATCGACGACGTCAGCAGACATCAGTTCAATGCAACTTAAATTATCATTGTTCTGTTCAAACATCGTTGTTGATAAGCCAAATTTGTCCTTTGGAATCAGAAAATGCGGCAAATATGGTGATGAAAATGTCTATTGTTCTACGATGTATTCATCTCTAAATTATTGATTGCGCCCGCACCCACAGAAAACAATAGAGAGATTAAGCACCGCGTATTTTTTCCCACGAACGACAGAGAGGGTCACGTGACCTGACATTTCCcgcgtttgccgtttgccggcCGCCGTTTCTACTCGAGGAGGACATTTTTCCCGTTTGGAGGGAACGCGAAAACGTGAGTATTTGCAGCCCATTTTTACTGTCtatttctccattttgatCGCTTGCTTTTATAGCTATGCTTCGTTTATCATCTTACTTCTACATGAACTGCTTGTAAAGCTAAAAGAGTTTCAAATTCAAGCGGAAAATACGTAACTTCTCCGTATCCATTTCGCCTAGTCGCAGTGAGTGGCGACCGAGAACATTTGCCATACATTTGCTTagtttaaaaggaaaattaagaaatatggGCCTTGCCTGTACTGAACTGGAACTGCACTTCAGTTAATATTGTTaacaacaagttgaaaaagtttgtttttgaacGAACATTCAGTTAATACCGTGTCGTCGGGAAGCTTAAACAGACAAACATCGCGGACGGAACGGCAAACGACAAACGACTAGCCCACGTTCGGCGTTCGCCGTTTTCGCGGTGCTTAATCTAACTAATAACAACATTGAACcgcaaacaaacaagaaagaaacttGGTTGCAGGTACAGTTCTCGCCCCCTTCACCAAACCCCACATgcaattgcttttgtttccttcCCTAAATAGACAAACGCTCGTAGAATATAATCCATTCACTTCGATAATTCATCTTAAGGTGTTCAAAAATGTCTCACGACAGTGCCTTTTTTAATCGTTTATTAGTGTGGTTGCACGCTACTCAGAGTGTCAGTAAATGTCCTAGATTTAAAACCATGGTTACTATGTACAATTTAATATCACCGTTATTATCcaattaaaaattgttttaggcCATTTAATCAACGTACAATACAATTATCGTTAATATTCCACTCACAGATACCTTTATTACTTTCGTAGAGGGCTTTTAATTGCCTTTCACACTGTTTAAGAATgaacttttcttctttgtcaCCTGagttataattatcattgtagTTTTGAGCATTGGGAATTGCttaagtattatttttttaatctagCGGGTGAGAAACTCTATGCATCAAATTTGAAGACCAAAAAAATGACTTGTGATGTAGATCAGTTTATGTGTATTCATAATTAAGCAATGAACTATTGACAAAACAACGAATGGAGAAATAACAGAGTTAGCAGTGGTGAGTAAACACGCACTATGGATGGTGGAGTATTGGAACCTTGCACATTTTCTCTTAACGACATCTGAAAGGACTGTATCATGCAAAAAATTTGCTCTAAATTAATTCAGAATAATTTGATAATTTAAGTTAGCCAATGACAGGGGACAAGCCCAACCTTCCTGTCATGAAAGGGCAGATTACACTTGTGAGGGCagcaggggcctgtttctcgaaagtcctgaGAACCTTTTGGGCCCAAAAAACCAGTTATCAAACTTCAGTCCcctttttttgaaaagctgaacTTTCAACATGTTTTTGATATAACAAAAATCGAGAGGAttacgaagtttgatggcCTAGAACCTTGGTGTTGTGAAGATACAAGGgaaattgtggcacccgaaatttcgggacttttgagaaacagccCCTTGAAACTAAAATTGGCAAGTATTGCTGTCACCCAGTGAAATGGCCACCCCTTCCAGCTGCACATCCCCATTATGTTTTTACTAGTTAGTTCCCCATGGGAACTAGTAAAAACATAATGGGGATGTGCAGCTGGAAGGGGTGGCCATTTCACTGGGCTAGATTGACTATAATGCACTTGCATTTTCAACTGAGCTGCTAAAGTGAGGTcacacattttcaaaagttctaGGAGACGATGGCACACTCACTAAAAAATGACCCAAGTACCCTATTCTACAATAATGGTCTCTATTAGCTGTTTGGGTTCTCGGGGTAATGTATAGTCATGCATGGGTCTGACAGAGATTTAGCTACACGTAAGCTCAGCTTGTTTTTAAGTGCTCACCTGTGCTGGTCTGTGTCTCAGTACTAACAGTCACACTGCTGTGTTGTTTACCGGAAGCACCAGTTCTACTTTGATTTCTGTTTGAAAGACTATTATTGGAGCTTAAAGAATTTCCAAGTGCAGCAACTGACACAGCCTTTCCAAGGAATTTTGAAAACTCCCTCAAGCTACAAAGGTAAAATTATAGATATTAAAACAGTAATTAATGCACAGTAAAATAACTTGCAAGAACATTACGCTGTGAGCAGCAAGTGTCACGCACTTAACAATCTTCACATTAGTTCAGTCTTTGGTTTGGCTTTGACAGCAACAATAGAGATGAAACAgttgaaaccattttcttactttGACATGATTATGTAataagcaaaggaaaaaaaaaaacaaaatgtgtcTTCCGCAACTCACTTCACCCATCCATCTCCATCAACATCGAATCTTGAAACAAGTTTCTCTAGTAATGATCGACTGATGGGAAGATTGTGACGTTTACACAACATCTTCAACTATgtgatgaaaaaacaaaaaaacaaacaaaaacctcGCAATTTAGAAGTATTACTCTTTGGTATTAAAATACCACTGAATGAATGTGACATATGATTGTaacttttgattttcactCTCATTAGGAACGCATTCCCTAGCGTCGAACATTGAATACTATGAAATCAAGCTAATAGAATTGGCCAATCATACTATGTTTACAATATGAGAAAAGCAATCTTATCACATAGCAGTATTATTGGTGCAGTAAACTTGTATAACATAAATCTACACAAGACTTACACCACTATCGACCAGTTTCCTCTAAAGTACAAGTGGTTCTTGAAAGAACAAGTACCTTGAGCAATGATGATGCCTTGCAATATCGTAGTTACTATTAGAGCACAACAAGTACTTAATATCCAAAATAGTCTGCAAATAACAGAAATAAGCCTTGACTATTGATTTCACCAATGAAAATCACCTCTTTGTTATCAATGAGACTATTTCTTGCTCCTTTCTCATAATACTTCTGAAAAGAAGCTTTAAGTTCGTTGAAAGTCCAGTTTCCTCCATTTTGCATCAGTTGATTTTCAACTTCCAAAAGGAGCTGTGCATCTGTTACCTTGTCAACTCTCTGACCAGTGTTTGTGTGAACAGGATTGGATAATCCAAATATACTTAACTTTTGCCTATCCTTGTAGTGGCAATCTGCAGAGGCAGTGATAAAGATTCACACACAAATCAATAGGAAACACACTAATCAATGACCAAACAAAGTCATGGCAAAATGTGACTAGCATGCCTTGAGATATTCCCTCAGGCTGAGGGAATTTAAATCAACTGCTTGCCAAGATTACTTTGCAAAGttgtttttaatgttaatCAAGCCGTTCTCTTGAAAATCAATGCTTAATTTCTGTGAATTACATCCGACAAAAAACATTAAGATAAAGATTCTGCCTACAAAACTACACAACCCCTGGAGCAAATATTTAATGAACCCATTGCTATAAATTAATTACGCCATAAaccattattttattcttgcCAACTAAAAGATCAAGTTTCAAAGTATCAGAGAAAGTTCCCACGATAACAAAATCAGTGGAATGGCCATTATTACCTAAGAGATATCTTGCCAGTGCCTCATGAAGTACACCTCCTCCATCAGCCTCAAATCTCTTCACAAGTGTTGTAAGTGTTTTCCCAAGAATAAAGATCTGATTGTTGAGCAATACTTGACTTAGTTCTTCTGAAGTAATGTGGCCAGAGTTGTCTGTATCGAGGCTGGAGAATTTCTTTTGGACATACAGAAGCTTCTGTTTGCTGACATTAATGAGGGCATCACTGACGCTTTGATTAAGATTCGCTGATGACAACCGTTCAGAGTGACCTTTgaacaacataaaaaaaatgatacctGCTACACTAGTTTAAGAACTTGCTCACaccaaagtttaaaaatggtttcaaGTTGTCTTCACACCAAATTGTgtgcaattaattttgtgaactTCAAATTTAATACTGATCAACATATATATCGGTAAATTAAAACTTACCTGAGTCTTTTGTAAAAGCCAGTCCTACATCTTTTTTtactgattttcttttgttaaaatgaGTTAAATTAAACATGTTTAGTTGGTGTG contains:
- the LOC141874909 gene encoding echinoderm microtubule-associated protein-like 2 isoform X2, translated to MSSMPRFVTKIIGGKLVTVPEYRDSTSAQTTGHSVTYPWAKYDPVPSQKIGSRTYPVLPPISDGHSERLSSANLNQSVSDALINVSKQKLLYVQKKFSSLDTDNSGHITSEELSQVLLNNQIFILGKTLTTLVKRFEADGGGVLHEALARYLLDCHYKDRQKLSIFGLSNPVHTNTGQRVDKVTDAQLLLEVENQLMQNGGNWTFNELKASFQKYYEKGARNSLIDNKELKMLCKRHNLPISRSLLEKLVSRFDVDGDGWVNLREFSKFLGKAVSVAALGNSLSSNNSLSNRNQSRTGASGKQHSSVTVSTETQTSTEPIKLSLRRRNVYVYPPDIYKDADLPSHPPEERLQLEWVYGYRGRDCRNNLHVLSSGEIIYFIAAVVVIYEEERHHQRHYTQHTDDIKSLCVHPDGVRIASGQVKGHGDDAKPHIRVWNSNSLDTICVIGVDYFEDAIFALAFSNKKSQGSYLASVEDNEYHTITLWDWTRKKKLASARGNMDQVLAVNFSPFASHHFVTCGKQHVTFWELDDNKLKQSRGRLSKNHRPKYVSCIAFSVNCDVLTGDTDGSICVWPEESNQISEELGVRNAHSESVYALLVLPNDVVLSGGGGESIVRAWYKRPKLIPTNVELKLPREVSGVRSLALGTGNQLYIGTVDNYIWVASLNVDLTSPLKGAVAKSVIQGHCQDLRGLAAHPSSPTFVTGGSDKVVRLWHADQHRVVWTNNKLGSEIQAAAFHPDSSLVAVGFKKRGWALLNASTGELIIKLTSEPPEKISEIQFSPDGTHVALGCHDNDVYIYELLSEGRSVSLKVRCKAHTSSVSHLDWSKDGENLQSTSTDYELLFWDALQGEQITASASLRNTEWDTHNCVLGYPVIGIWPDGADGTDVNSVDRSHNKRLLATGDDFGNVNLYRYPCVSDKAEPRIIKGHSAHVMNVRFLSDDTRLISVGGRDASTLQWKIVRTA
- the LOC141874909 gene encoding echinoderm microtubule-associated protein-like 2 isoform X1 encodes the protein MSSMPRFVTKIIGGKLVTVPEYRDSTSAQTTGHSVTYPWAKYDPVPSQKIGSRTYPVLPPISDGHSERLSSANLNQSVSDALINVSKQKLLYVQKKFSSLDTDNSGHITSEELSQVLLNNQIFILGKTLTTLVKRFEADGGGVLHEALARYLLDCHYKDRQKLSIFGLSNPVHTNTGQRVDKVTDAQLLLEVENQLMQNGGNWTFNELKASFQKYYEKGARNSLIDNKELKMLCKRHNLPISRSLLEKLVSRFDVDGDGWVNLREFSKFLGKAVSVAALGNSLSSNNSLSNRNQSRTGASGKQHSSVTVSTETQTSTGDKEEKFILKQCERQLKALYESNKEPIKLSLRRRNVYVYPPDIYKDADLPSHPPEERLQLEWVYGYRGRDCRNNLHVLSSGEIIYFIAAVVVIYEEERHHQRHYTQHTDDIKSLCVHPDGVRIASGQVKGHGDDAKPHIRVWNSNSLDTICVIGVDYFEDAIFALAFSNKKSQGSYLASVEDNEYHTITLWDWTRKKKLASARGNMDQVLAVNFSPFASHHFVTCGKQHVTFWELDDNKLKQSRGRLSKNHRPKYVSCIAFSVNCDVLTGDTDGSICVWPEESNQISEELGVRNAHSESVYALLVLPNDVVLSGGGGESIVRAWYKRPKLIPTNVELKLPREVSGVRSLALGTGNQLYIGTVDNYIWVASLNVDLTSPLKGAVAKSVIQGHCQDLRGLAAHPSSPTFVTGGSDKVVRLWHADQHRVVWTNNKLGSEIQAAAFHPDSSLVAVGFKKRGWALLNASTGELIIKLTSEPPEKISEIQFSPDGTHVALGCHDNDVYIYELLSEGRSVSLKVRCKAHTSSVSHLDWSKDGENLQSTSTDYELLFWDALQGEQITASASLRNTEWDTHNCVLGYPVIGIWPDGADGTDVNSVDRSHNKRLLATGDDFGNVNLYRYPCVSDKAEPRIIKGHSAHVMNVRFLSDDTRLISVGGRDASTLQWKIVRTA